In Sesamum indicum cultivar Zhongzhi No. 13 linkage group LG8, S_indicum_v1.0, whole genome shotgun sequence, the sequence TCTATAGTCAAagaattaataagatatttatcATGTCAATATTGTATGCAATCAAATGTGATTAATAGATATATGTTCAAATATAGAAATTCcccaattttatatattttcagttaTTTTAATAAGTGAAACGATTATATATACCTTATGTTTATCACATTTAAAAGAGGGTGTCATTATGTCGAGCAAGCATGCATGACCAGATAAGGTAAAATGATCACAGTGGTCAGTCAATTatgctaaaaaaaattagatcaaatatTTGCTTACCACACATTGGAAACAcgtattttgttaaataaagacagtaattatagcaaatttaaaaaaaattatatatatatatatatatatatatagcagaTAAGCATTTGGCCTGATAAGAAAGCGTAAATGTCATCATTGTTAATCACATTCATCACCTCACTAATCCATTTTTCACTCCtgataagggtaaattacttttttagaaaataaataatacaagatGCACAAATTGTTTAAATGGTCAAAAGggaattttctaaaaagatGTATGAGTATaatataatgtaaattttatgatgGGGATGcggtttattttatattaattatttgtttttgcagctaattttttattataaaaagagcACGAGTATGGGGATTGAGAGCTAGTTATGTCGTTGGTAATGATGTAATTCTACAATAGAGGAGATGTTGATATCAGGCCAACTGAAAAAGCAGGTTCTTAGGCAAAAACACATACTCTCAACTCCCGCTTTTTCCGGCATTTTCCACTTTgtattattcataattagaCACATATTTTGACTAATGTCCAAACAAAGACAAGCACTTAGTGGGTATTTGTGCCCCGTTTCGGTTTTGTTCCTCCATgccagaaaattcaaaattcacacTCCTACTTCCAATTTTAAGACTGTGGGTACGTGCTACTCACTCATATATCATATGTTCAAATCgagacaaaaataatatatgtatcatattcatatatataaataataattatttgcctctctacattttaattaactaacatacctgtaatttcaaatattttaccatttttaACACTAGTATTTCTTTGATTTAGCTTAAAATAGTAGCATACCTTAGGAAGTGAGTGCAATTCAATAGACTAACCAATTctcaaaatgtaaataaaattcaactgtataaaaaagaacaacaagTGATTGTAAACTcctacaattatattcaaataaagaTTGTTACGTTGGTCgttctttcaattcttttttattatcaaattaaaagaaaagacaaagaaaCCCAACTTTTGTAGAGGAGAAAACATTAAATAGGAAATCCAGcttaaaagagaaagaagccCAAATGCTGGGCTTGATGGGGGGCCGAAGATGTAATGCCTTTATCTTGcattattttctcattaacATGCTTTTGGGATTAAAAACACTATTCTTTTCACAAACTTATATGTTTGTAAGATGAATAGTAGTGGCTGAGTTCAATGATAGAAGGACCAAAAGGGCCACATACGATTGGGATCCATGGAGCAGCCAATCATAGCCCAAGCCCACAACTCGATTTCAGGGTTTTGCTTAGAGCAAGACAGCCTCGTAgaccattaaattttttgttggtcaaattttattaatattaataaaaaaataaataataaatattaatatttatcactaattattattttatataaattaaatattttttttataactaaactacctttataagtgtaaatatatcttctcacatgcattagcatgtgaaaatgtataaaacttattaatcataaaaatatttatttaatttacgataaattatatttacgtgatttttatttaaatttttattaacattaaatttgataaaaataaatatcattaatattaaatatgatttttttaaattataaaaagttatgtgtaattatatgaaatttttaaaaaatattgtaattatcaaTATGTTGAACGATTACTCGGTTTGAGTAAAAACATGTGTACTCTTTtgctacacacacacacgcgaTAGATATTTGGACTACACAGATAGACTGGTACTGTCAACAATCATCTGCCCATACTATGCAAGTTGGATTGCTTTCAAAGTACAACGAAGTTAATGATATGATGGAGATCATTAATAAAGCTGGAAACTTCACCAAAAGATCCTAATTTACGGCTTGTATCTCCGGCGCCGGCGGGCGATAGCTGCTCAATTCATCTATCAAAGCATTCAGACTATTGTAAGAAGACCCCCCTTCTTCAACAGCCTTTCTTGCCATTTCCTTATAATACTTCGCTCTGCTTCTTATTTCCGAGGTTTCTTCTCCCACCATAATCCGCTCCACCGCCTTCGTTACCGCTTCCCTCGGAACGCCTTCGCTTGGCCCCATCTGCCACTTCTTATTGCCAACACAAACTCCAGTTCTCAAAACCTCCGTCACCAGCTTTTCATTGTAGAACTGCTCTGCAAAAACCGGCCATGTGACCATAGGGACCCCAGCGCATATCCCCTCCAGAGTAGAGTTCCAGCCACAGTGCGTCACGAAACCCCCTATTGCTGGATGATCAAGAATCATCACTTGGGGAGCCCATCCCCTTACGATCAGCCCTTTACCTTTAATTCTGTCCTCATATCCTTGAGGCATCCAATCTTCGTTTTCTCCCACGTTTTTTCCTTTCCTCACGACCCAAATGAAATCTTGGCCGGATGCCTCAAGCCCGATTGCTGTTTCGCGCAACTGTGCGGGGGTAAAGCTAGCCATGCTTCCGAAACAGACGTAAACGACGGAATTAGGCCTCTTGGAGTCTAGCCAGGCCAAGCATTCCTGTTCCTTGATGTCTGattcttttcctctttgtGCTTTTTCTTCGGCTCCAGCTTTGTTGCATAAGAAAAGCGGGCCTATGTGCCACGCCCTTCTCCCCAAAACCTTCTTGTAGTGATCGGCGTAAGCCGATTCAAGCTCGTAGCAACTGTTGAAGACAACTCCATAGCTTCTCTTCTCCGACTCTCTCATTTCCTCCCGCAGTTTCGAAAACTCATTCTTAGTGCCTTCCTCTAGCACAAACGGGGCAACTTGTGTCCTTGTAAACGTCAACTTATCTGGAAGATCAGGAACGACAAAGGGCTCAGAGTCAGCGGAAATGTTCTTGAATGGCTTGTGGAGATGCATTTGCTCTGAAATACACTGCGAGAAACAGTTGGTTCCGCCGAAAACCAGCCTGGGAATACCAAATTTGGCAGCAGAATCAACAGTCCACGGGAAGAACATGTCAGAAAGAAGACAATTCGGATTCAGTTCTTGGAGGAGTTTCTCGACTGGTTCTTGCAGCAGAGACAGGGCCTCTACGAACTTGGGAAGCAAAGCAGGTGTGGTTATTTGATCAAAGCTCATTATATTATCGGACAACGAAGATCCCTTCGGTGGGAATTGGACGATGGTCAGGCCGATGTCGTGTCCGGATTCTCGGGCTCTCTTTACGGAGGCGGCGAAAGCTGGGGTGGCGATGATAGTCGTTTTCAGGCCTCTTGAGGTGAAGAGCTTCGCCATGTCTAACATTGGAATCATGTGGCCATGAGCTATCATCGGAAGAAAGACGATGTGTAGCTGTCCCATTTCAGAAAGATACTATGGGAGTTGAAGAAAGATTAATTTGAGGTAGAAGTAGTTCTTGATTTGGTAGTCAAGAGTAGTATGTGAATAATATTGATAGAATTGCAAATGAACTAGTCTTCTCGTATATAAAGACAGAGTGGTGGCAGGGGCTGGAAGACTCCATTCCTTGGAGACGAACAACTTTTAATGAGAGAAGATTCCAATTTGCTTCTTCTTGTTGAATTGCTGAATGGGTTCAAGAGAAACTTAAAAAACTCTTCCTCGTGTTGTCCTTTCCGTAATCTAGGAGATGTTGACATGCCACGCAGAAGTCATACCGAACATGCATGTTCAGCATTCAAATGACGCGCAGAATTGATACCGAACACGCATGATGAGCAATCCAATGAAACTGAGGAAAACTATGGCAGCTGTTGACGTCTTTGCTTGCGTAATTGCATCTCACGTGATTAGACAACGCAGCCCGAGAATTTTGTTCGTATAAAACCaattgtagaaaaaataacatgtacttataatgtgattaataatttttttaaaaatatatgttaattatataatatatatattatatttgatatataattaaataagatacGATCAGTACGACCAAAAACAATCTGaatgaacattttttttatttatattctgtCACAATtgatatcataaattaatatttaacacaaatattttttgaaaaaataaaatatatatactcaaaattaacttgtaatttaacataatGCATATActaaacacatatataaatataatatcaatatagaACATGAAAataggataaaataaaattcttggCTGCCCagatttttctattattttaaaaaaaaaatatttatattccttTAGTTCAAACATGCATGGTGTAGTTCACACGGGtctctttcttgctttttGCTTTGTGGGGTTGGGACAATACCTACAAGGAGATGCATGCACACATCAGACCCACATGCTATGGGCTACGTATTTTACTAGTATTTTCTTCTACTTTTCGGAGAGTCCTCGGGTTTCTTCTTGATGGCAACAACTCAACACCATCTTATTTACTACctcaataatatatactagtcaaaaaatgaataaattaataacaaaatttttaaaaactgatgacaaaaaaaatatgaaataagaATAACTATCAAATGATAGCAGGAAAAAAGAATgactttgttctttttttgatGATTTATTAAGGGAGAATTACACTCTTATCTTCtaagatttagtgtaattatacttacgtttcttataatttaaaaaattacatctagcatcatgatatttatttttatctaacaaataagttccatGTTAgtcaaaaattttatcaaatttgctgatattaactaaaaaactgacctgcaataagtcagtaatcagttaatcgaggataaatatcaattctcattcaatttttttgttaatatcagcaaattcagtgaagtTTGACTAATTgaagaacttatttgttagacgaaaacaaatatcaaaagtgttaaatgtaatttcaaactagagaaaaaatttccatataattatagcaaatttaAGGGAAGGGAAAtgcaattatccctttatttaAATGGAATGTTTGTTTGTCTTGCTCCTTGAATAAACtacttatattttaagttaaattcCACTGCACCCTCCTCCACTCTATTGGTCTGAATTATAACATcactttttaatttgtttgtattCTTACAAACGCTTGAATTGCATTCTTACATGAAACAAATAAACTTGTAAAATCTAGCCATATATATGACAGATtaacacataaatatatttgtataaataattttattgcagGCATAACATTGAGAAATACAAGTATGACCAACCATGTCACACACAAGTGGTTTGATCAGCAAGAAACACAGCAGTAGGTGAAACACATACGCATTCAAAATCAGCTGCTTATTTGCTACAAGAAGACTGATGATAAGCACAAAGTTCTTGCAACAGACAACTCAGATCAGAACAAGATGAACCACCTGGTTCAACAGCTTTTCTTGCAATCTCCCCCAACTCCCCAGCTCTCCTTCTTATCTCCAAGCTTTCGACATTTGACATAATTCTTTCCAGCGCCTTCGCTATTTCCTCCCTCTTCACCTCATCATCATGAACCCCCACACTCCACTTCCGATTCCCTACTGGAATTCCCACCTTTAAAACATCGGTCACCAGCTTTTCGTTGTAGAATTGTTCAGCGAAAAGGGGCCATGTGACCATCGGCACTCCTGCAGCAACTGCTTCTAACGTCGAATTCCACCCACAGTGGGTCACGAAAGCCCCTACTGCTGCATGGCTTAGAATCAGAAGCTGCGGTGCCCACCCATTTATGATCAAGCCTTTACCTTTAGTTCTCTCCTTGAATCCCTCCGGCAACCATTTTTCATCTCCGGTGAAACTTTTCTTGACCACCCAAATGAATTCTTGGCCGGATACTTCAAGAGCTGATGCGATTTCGTGTAACTGGGAGTCGCTGAATTCTGCTATGCTCCCAAAGCACAAGTAAATGACAGAATTAGGGTTCTTGGAGTCGAGCCATTTCCGACATTCTTGCTCATCAATGGATGCTATTTTGCCCCTATGAGCTTCGTCGATTTTGTCGTTGCATAAGGAAAGAGGGCCAACATGCCACGCATTTCCCCCAAAAATCTCCTTGTAACGATCCAGGTATTCTGGCTCAAGCTCGTAAAAACTGTTGAAAATCACACCGTAGCTTCTCTTCACTGACTCAATGGCTTCTTCCAACACCTTGTCGAAGTCGCTCTTAATTTCCCCTCTATCATTTGCAGAAACCTGCGTTCTATAAAATGTAATCTGATGAGGAAGATCAGGCACCACAAACGGCTCAAAATCTGTCGAAACCTTCTCAAACGGCCTGTAGAGTCTCATATTCTCTGCAACAGACACCGCAAAGCAACTCGTTCCGTGGAAAGCTAATCGCGGGATGTTGAACTTGGCTGCAGCATCAGAAGCCCATGGGAAGAACATATCAGCAACAAGGCAATCAGGACGTAATCTTTCGAGGAGCTCCTCGACCGGTTCTTGAAGCGCGTAAATGGCAAACTGATAGGAAAATGCATCATCACCCCCATCCCGGATACCTACTTGTGGAAACTTGACACACTCAATGCCGATCTCAAAGCCCTGTTGTCGAATATGTTCTACTTCTTTGACGAATTCCGGTGTGGTGATTATAGTTGTTTTGGCCCCCCGTGAAAGGAATAGCTTGGTCATGTCCAAAGCTGGAATCATGTGGCCATAGGCGGTTAGGGGGAGCAAGAAAATGTGAAGTTGATCCATTAATGCAGTAAGATTTGAACAGAGAAATAATTACTTGTTCACCTTCTACCTAAGTTGTGTTATTGATGATGAGAATAAGTAATAAATGGTGTTACTGTGCATGGTGAGGTAGGAAGCTTTATTGCCAGGGAAAACATTATTGCTGTTGCTGACCAAATCTTTAAGAATCTTTCATAAAGTAGTTTTTTGATGGATAATCATGTACAGAAAATTAACACTAAGCAGTACACTGTTGCTTCTTCAAGTTCACTTTATTCCTTGCTTCTCTTTTAAGTCAAATTCCaccaagttttttgttttccaaatttcaaattcatattcATTCAATATAAAACCCCTTATCTCAAATGTCATACCAACACTTCTCTTGCAATTGTTTCCAACTCTTTTCTGTGGGCGAAAATGGGCATCAAGT encodes:
- the LOC105169522 gene encoding scopoletin glucosyltransferase-like, which codes for MDQLHIFLLPLTAYGHMIPALDMTKLFLSRGAKTTIITTPEFVKEVEHIRQQGFEIGIECVKFPQVGIRDGGDDAFSYQFAIYALQEPVEELLERLRPDCLVADMFFPWASDAAAKFNIPRLAFHGTSCFAVSVAENMRLYRPFEKVSTDFEPFVVPDLPHQITFYRTQVSANDRGEIKSDFDKVLEEAIESVKRSYGVIFNSFYELEPEYLDRYKEIFGGNAWHVGPLSLCNDKIDEAHRGKIASIDEQECRKWLDSKNPNSVIYLCFGSIAEFSDSQLHEIASALEVSGQEFIWVVKKSFTGDEKWLPEGFKERTKGKGLIINGWAPQLLILSHAAVGAFVTHCGWNSTLEAVAAGVPMVTWPLFAEQFYNEKLVTDVLKVGIPVGNRKWSVGVHDDEVKREEIAKALERIMSNVESLEIRRRAGELGEIARKAVEPGGSSCSDLSCLLQELCAYHQSSCSK
- the LOC105169521 gene encoding scopoletin glucosyltransferase-like, with product MGQLHIVFLPMIAHGHMIPMLDMAKLFTSRGLKTTIIATPAFAASVKRARESGHDIGLTIVQFPPKGSSLSDNIMSFDQITTPALLPKFVEALSLLQEPVEKLLQELNPNCLLSDMFFPWTVDSAAKFGIPRLVFGGTNCFSQCISEQMHLHKPFKNISADSEPFVVPDLPDKLTFTRTQVAPFVLEEGTKNEFSKLREEMRESEKRSYGVVFNSCYELESAYADHYKKVLGRRAWHIGPLFLCNKAGAEEKAQRGKESDIKEQECLAWLDSKRPNSVVYVCFGSMASFTPAQLRETAIGLEASGQDFIWVVRKGKNVGENEDWMPQGYEDRIKGKGLIVRGWAPQVMILDHPAIGGFVTHCGWNSTLEGICAGVPMVTWPVFAEQFYNEKLVTEVLRTGVCVGNKKWQMGPSEGVPREAVTKAVERIMVGEETSEIRSRAKYYKEMARKAVEEGGSSYNSLNALIDELSSYRPPAPEIQAVN